The following proteins are encoded in a genomic region of Myxosarcina sp. GI1:
- a CDS encoding heavy metal translocating P-type ATPase codes for MNTATNIENINLKLRGMSCASCASSIEEAISNVPGVESCNVNFGAEQAAIKYNPRRTGIEEIQYAVEEAGYSSYSLQEQEMITGEDDAEQAARKAESRDLFRKIIVGGIISIILVIGSLPMMTGLELPFIPAWLHNPWLQLILTVPVQFWCGYGFYIHAWKAFKRHAATMDTLIALGTSAAFFYSVFATVFPNFFLTQGLMPEVYYEIAAVVITMILLGEWFENRAKGQTSEAIRKLMGLQAKDARVIRNGREIDVPIGEVQIDDIILVRPGEKIPVDGEIVSGNSTIDEAMVTGESIPVQKQPGDEVIGATINKTGSFKFKATRVGRDTVLAQIVQLVQDAQGSKAPIQRLADQVTGWFVPAVIAIAITTFVLWFIVMGNISLAMITTVGVLIIACPCALGLATPTSVMVGTGQGAENGILIKGAESLELAHKIQTIVLDKTGTITQGKPTVTNYQAVRGISDGAELKLLRLVAAVERNSEHPLAEAVVRYAESQNIEPTEARDFEAVAGSGVQGIVSGRLIQIGTQRWMGELGIHADELQKQKDIWEAEAKTVVLIAVDKQLEGIMGIADAVKPSSNAAVRALRNLDLEVVMLTGDNQKTAEAIARQVGIVRVEAEVRPDQKAVKVKELQQEGKIVAMVGDGINDAPALAQADVGIAIGTGTDVAIAASDITLISGELQGIVTAIELSKATISNIRQNLFFAFIYNVLGIPIAAGILFPFSGWLLNPIVAGVAMAFSSVSVITNALRLRNFSPSKVRV; via the coding sequence ATGAACACCGCCACCAATATAGAAAACATCAATCTTAAACTCAGAGGAATGAGCTGTGCTTCCTGCGCCAGCAGTATTGAGGAGGCAATTAGTAATGTTCCTGGAGTAGAGTCCTGTAACGTTAACTTCGGTGCAGAACAGGCTGCGATTAAATACAATCCCCGTCGCACTGGTATTGAGGAAATTCAATACGCGGTAGAAGAAGCTGGCTATTCATCTTATTCTCTCCAGGAACAGGAGATGATTACGGGAGAGGATGATGCCGAACAAGCAGCCCGCAAAGCCGAATCTCGCGATTTATTCCGTAAAATAATTGTGGGTGGGATAATAAGTATTATCTTAGTTATCGGTTCGCTGCCGATGATGACAGGGTTAGAATTACCTTTTATTCCTGCATGGTTGCACAACCCCTGGCTACAGTTAATTTTGACCGTTCCCGTGCAGTTTTGGTGTGGTTATGGTTTTTATATCCATGCTTGGAAAGCTTTTAAGCGTCATGCTGCCACCATGGATACTTTAATCGCTTTGGGTACTAGCGCAGCCTTCTTTTACTCTGTATTTGCTACTGTCTTTCCTAATTTCTTTTTAACCCAGGGCTTAATGCCAGAAGTGTACTACGAAATTGCTGCTGTAGTCATTACGATGATTCTACTAGGAGAGTGGTTTGAAAATCGTGCCAAAGGACAAACCTCCGAGGCAATTCGTAAACTGATGGGTTTGCAAGCTAAAGATGCGAGGGTTATACGCAATGGACGAGAAATAGATGTTCCGATCGGTGAAGTACAGATTGACGACATTATTTTGGTACGTCCTGGGGAAAAGATACCTGTCGATGGCGAGATCGTGAGCGGTAATTCGACGATCGATGAAGCGATGGTAACAGGAGAAAGTATTCCCGTTCAAAAACAGCCAGGGGATGAAGTAATTGGTGCGACTATTAACAAAACAGGCAGTTTTAAATTTAAAGCCACTAGAGTCGGTAGAGATACGGTATTAGCCCAGATCGTGCAATTGGTACAAGATGCCCAGGGTTCTAAAGCACCAATTCAAAGATTAGCCGACCAAGTAACGGGTTGGTTTGTTCCCGCCGTAATTGCGATCGCCATAACTACTTTTGTGCTGTGGTTTATTGTCATGGGTAATATTTCCCTAGCAATGATTACTACCGTCGGAGTGCTAATTATTGCCTGTCCCTGTGCTTTGGGTTTGGCTACTCCTACTTCTGTGATGGTCGGTACTGGTCAAGGTGCAGAAAACGGGATTCTAATTAAGGGGGCAGAGAGTTTAGAATTAGCCCATAAAATACAAACTATTGTTCTCGATAAAACAGGGACGATTACTCAAGGAAAACCGACTGTAACTAACTATCAAGCTGTTCGGGGTATTAGCGATGGTGCAGAATTAAAACTACTCCGTTTAGTTGCAGCAGTCGAACGCAACTCCGAACATCCTTTAGCCGAAGCTGTGGTTAGATACGCCGAATCGCAGAATATCGAACCAACAGAAGCTAGAGATTTTGAAGCAGTGGCAGGTAGTGGCGTACAGGGTATAGTATCGGGTCGTCTGATTCAAATCGGTACTCAACGCTGGATGGGTGAGTTGGGTATTCATGCCGACGAGTTACAAAAACAAAAGGATATTTGGGAAGCCGAAGCAAAAACCGTGGTGCTAATTGCCGTAGACAAACAACTAGAAGGCATTATGGGCATTGCCGATGCGGTCAAGCCTTCTTCCAATGCAGCAGTTAGAGCTTTACGCAACCTAGATTTGGAAGTAGTAATGCTGACGGGAGACAATCAGAAAACCGCCGAAGCGATCGCCCGTCAGGTGGGTATTGTCAGAGTCGAAGCCGAAGTACGCCCCGACCAAAAGGCAGTAAAGGTTAAGGAACTACAGCAGGAAGGCAAGATTGTGGCGATGGTAGGAGACGGTATCAATGATGCTCCCGCACTAGCACAGGCAGATGTGGGTATTGCCATCGGTACGGGAACGGATGTGGCGATCGCAGCTAGCGATATTACTCTAATTTCTGGTGAGTTACAGGGTATTGTGACCGCGATCGAGTTAAGCAAAGCAACGATTAGCAATATTCGTCAGAATCTTTTCTTTGCCTTTATCTATAACGTCCTGGGTATTCCTATTGCAGCAGGTATTTTGTTTCCTTTTTCTGGCTGGTTGCTCAATCCGATTGTTGCTGGAGTTGCAATGGCGTTTAGTTCGGTTTCAGTGATAACTAATGCCTTGAGATTACGTAACTTTAGTCCGTCGAAAGTGCGAGTCTAA
- a CDS encoding cupredoxin domain-containing protein, whose translation MLTKTKLYGTLAGLGFFLALIPNVALAQRDMEVEMPISEGEQTAQFQKLEQPLSLKIAVAVGGLGLIGAELWWFMFSKTKSQKARVDRGIQEIDITVDGGYTPDRIEVAAGEPVRLNFYRQDPSGCLEQVLLPDFNKALDLTLNQTTSVEVTPKQPGEYTFTCGMNMYRGVIKAEANDAS comes from the coding sequence ATGTTAACTAAAACTAAACTATATGGCACTCTAGCGGGGTTGGGATTTTTCCTTGCTTTAATACCTAACGTCGCATTAGCACAGAGAGATATGGAAGTGGAAATGCCCATTTCCGAAGGCGAACAAACTGCTCAATTCCAAAAGCTCGAACAGCCTTTAAGTTTAAAAATTGCCGTTGCCGTAGGTGGTTTGGGCTTAATTGGGGCGGAACTTTGGTGGTTTATGTTTAGCAAAACCAAATCTCAAAAAGCACGGGTAGATCGAGGCATTCAAGAGATAGATATTACAGTAGATGGAGGTTACACTCCCGATAGAATTGAAGTAGCTGCTGGCGAACCCGTCAGGCTCAATTTTTATCGTCAAGATCCTAGTGGCTGTTTGGAACAGGTGCTACTACCAGACTTCAATAAAGCCTTAGATTTAACTTTAAACCAAACTACTTCTGTAGAAGTCACTCCCAAACAACCAGGAGAATATACTTTTACCTGCGGCATGAATATGTATCGTGGAGTAATTAAAGCAGAAGCAAATGACGCATCATAG
- the dmeF gene encoding CDF family Co(II)/Ni(II) efflux transporter DmeF, translating to MHEEILEQWQHSHNFSLDRDRAEHNTTTVMWLTAIAMVVEIVAGSFFGSMALLADGWHMATHVAAFGIAVFAYRYARRHANNSRYTFGTGKVTVLGGYTSAVALAVTALTIAVESVTRFFEPIAIQFNEAIAVAILGLIVNLVSAWLLQDRHHHDHHHHHHHDSNLQAAYIHVLTDALTSILAIIALFAGKYLNWIWLDAVMGLVGAGVISKWAYDLVRDTGTILLDGTIDKQIKLDIMTAIEADADNRIADLHVWYVGENSLAATISLVTHYPRSPEYYKGLLNGISSLSHVLVEVNQCRGEPCLK from the coding sequence ATGCATGAGGAGATACTGGAACAATGGCAACATTCCCATAATTTTTCGCTCGATCGCGACCGTGCCGAACACAATACTACTACGGTAATGTGGCTGACGGCGATCGCCATGGTAGTGGAGATCGTAGCGGGAAGTTTCTTTGGCTCGATGGCTTTGCTAGCTGATGGTTGGCACATGGCAACTCATGTCGCAGCGTTTGGTATTGCCGTGTTTGCTTATCGTTATGCTCGCCGTCATGCTAATAATTCTAGATATACATTTGGTACGGGAAAAGTTACCGTTCTCGGTGGCTATACTAGTGCTGTTGCTCTGGCGGTAACGGCTTTAACTATTGCTGTCGAGTCTGTGACTCGTTTTTTTGAACCTATAGCGATTCAATTCAATGAAGCGATTGCTGTAGCTATTTTAGGTTTGATCGTAAACTTAGTAAGTGCTTGGTTGTTACAAGATCGTCATCATCATGACCATCACCACCATCACCATCACGATTCTAATCTTCAGGCTGCTTATATTCACGTTCTCACCGACGCTCTGACTTCAATTTTGGCAATTATTGCTTTATTCGCTGGCAAGTATTTGAATTGGATTTGGTTGGATGCAGTGATGGGATTAGTCGGTGCGGGTGTTATTTCTAAATGGGCTTACGATCTAGTCCGAGATACGGGTACAATTTTGCTCGACGGGACGATTGATAAGCAAATAAAATTAGATATTATGACTGCTATTGAAGCAGATGCCGATAATCGGATCGCCGATTTGCACGTTTGGTATGTTGGTGAAAACTCTTTGGCTGCAACTATTTCCTTAGTTACTCACTACCCGAGATCGCCAGAATATTATAAAGGTTTGCTAAATGGAATATCTTCTCTCAGCCATGTTCTAGTAGAAGTCAACCAATGTCGGGGCGAACCCTGTCTGAAGTGA
- a CDS encoding class I SAM-dependent methyltransferase: MNVKSADKSTPGWYQRLFAWLMAHATAKYEAEMSDRKQELFADLHGNILEIGPGTGPNLRYYPGDVRWLGIEPNTHMYPYLLQEAERVRLNIDIKNGTAERLDVEDNSIDAVVSTLVLCSVENLSTVLQEILRVLKPGGRFFFLEHVAAPQKTRLRRIQNWIQPVWTVLGDGCHPNRETWIALENAGFKRVDYQHFRADVPAIVSPQIIGVAVKKAQF; the protein is encoded by the coding sequence ATGAACGTTAAATCTGCTGATAAATCTACTCCAGGCTGGTATCAACGACTCTTTGCTTGGCTAATGGCTCATGCTACGGCTAAATATGAAGCAGAAATGAGCGATCGCAAGCAGGAATTGTTTGCCGATCTGCACGGTAATATCCTAGAAATTGGACCTGGAACTGGACCTAATCTACGTTATTATCCTGGCGATGTTCGTTGGCTCGGAATCGAGCCAAATACTCATATGTATCCCTACCTTCTGCAAGAAGCAGAACGAGTAAGATTGAACATTGACATTAAAAATGGAACTGCCGAACGGTTAGATGTAGAAGATAACAGTATCGATGCGGTAGTCAGCACGTTGGTTTTATGTTCGGTAGAAAATCTCTCTACCGTGCTGCAAGAGATTCTGCGAGTACTAAAACCAGGTGGACGATTTTTCTTTCTCGAACACGTAGCTGCACCACAGAAAACCCGACTGCGACGAATACAAAACTGGATACAGCCTGTCTGGACAGTTCTCGGCGATGGCTGTCATCCCAATCGCGAAACCTGGATCGCACTAGAAAATGCAGGATTTAAGCGAGTTGATTATCAGCATTTCCGAGCGGATGTTCCAGCGATTGTCAGCCCACAGATTATTGGAGTGGCAGTTAAGAAGGCGCAATTCTAG
- a CDS encoding heavy metal-responsive transcriptional regulator yields the protein MTDRDGWLIGKLSDRVGISAHTIRYYERLGLLEPSKRTESGYRIYGEENEERLRFIQKAKRFGLSLDEIKQLITVRIKGTPPCASLKTMVKQHLDDLDRKIEEMVSLRREIASRYKEIDRLLADVSAPTPKQICRGKICGLIESIN from the coding sequence ATGACAGATCGAGATGGCTGGTTAATTGGTAAATTGAGCGATCGCGTGGGGATATCGGCTCATACAATCCGCTATTACGAACGCTTGGGATTACTCGAACCTTCAAAGCGCACTGAATCAGGATACCGTATCTATGGAGAAGAAAATGAAGAACGTTTGCGCTTCATTCAAAAAGCCAAAAGATTCGGGCTGTCTTTGGATGAAATCAAACAGCTAATCACTGTTAGAATTAAAGGAACGCCTCCTTGTGCCAGCCTCAAAACAATGGTTAAGCAACATCTTGACGATTTAGACCGCAAAATTGAAGAAATGGTGTCTTTACGTCGAGAAATAGCCAGTAGATATAAAGAAATAGATAGATTGTTAGCGGATGTCTCTGCTCCTACACCCAAGCAAATTTGTCGGGGCAAAATCTGTGGGTTAATCGAATCTATTAATTAG
- a CDS encoding thioredoxin family protein, which produces MTKRLVEVFTAGCPLCDETVKLVRDLACSNCEVKIYDLREGCATNECLQKKTSYGIHRIPAVVVNGQLAECCQNQQPVSREMLVAAGIGQG; this is translated from the coding sequence ATGACAAAACGATTAGTAGAAGTATTCACTGCTGGGTGTCCTTTGTGTGATGAAACCGTCAAGCTGGTACGAGATTTAGCTTGTTCTAACTGTGAAGTAAAAATTTACGATTTGCGCGAGGGATGTGCTACTAATGAATGTCTTCAGAAAAAAACGAGCTATGGAATTCATCGAATTCCTGCTGTAGTTGTTAATGGTCAACTGGCTGAATGCTGTCAGAACCAACAGCCTGTATCTCGCGAAATGCTTGTAGCTGCTGGTATTGGACAGGGATAG
- a CDS encoding DUF1206 domain-containing protein has product MQQPFGRWLVGLVGAIIIGIGFYKIYFACRVKFHRKHRIEKLGTIQEQTLVHISRFGIAARGVVFTIAGFFVVDAAKNYNPQEVKGLDGALLTLALQPYGKVLLTIAALGLIAFAVCLLLKVRYRRVEIN; this is encoded by the coding sequence ATGCAGCAGCCTTTTGGTAGATGGCTGGTTGGTTTAGTTGGCGCGATTATCATAGGTATTGGTTTTTATAAAATTTATTTCGCTTGCAGAGTTAAGTTTCACAGAAAGCACAGGATCGAGAAGCTTGGAACGATACAGGAACAGACGCTAGTTCATATCAGTCGCTTTGGAATAGCTGCTAGGGGTGTTGTCTTTACGATCGCTGGTTTTTTTGTAGTTGACGCTGCTAAAAATTACAATCCGCAAGAAGTGAAAGGTTTAGATGGAGCTTTATTGACCTTAGCCCTACAACCTTATGGTAAAGTTTTGTTGACTATAGCAGCTTTGGGTCTTATAGCTTTTGCAGTATGTTTGTTGCTAAAGGTTCGCTATCGTCGGGTCGAAATAAATTAG
- the rppB gene encoding two-component system sensor histidine kinase RppB produces the protein MINQNWLFRKTRRQLAIWFIVVMGIILTICEFSLYQMVAHAHRVTVDRELTSVANTLHNGFSTLLSQPGKLEPRIKSLLPDICPYNRRCVELNNALSQIGAIYQIEYYVRLLTPAREPLAIAGRRFNALSISKSDLQWQTLRDNRGLPYRQISLTLHTKDNRVWGYLQVGRSLENFNDYLGNVRWILILGWPLAMFLVTLGAWWWVGKAMQPIYRSYRQIQQFTADAAHELRTPLAAIRATVESSLMKLTPSEVNAKNTLQTINRQNQRLSQIVSDLLILSRLDRQLSSFKTSFNESVILNDLVGDIAEEFAALAIAANLELKLQNDGSESLEVIGNSEQLYRLVSNLVINAINYTPAGGKVDIILESTYSNSLIHVRDTGIGISKPEQKRIFDRFYRIQSDRSRQTGGSGLGLAIARAIVQAHRGSIELESELGVGSTFIVKLPKLESN, from the coding sequence ATGATAAATCAAAATTGGCTTTTCAGAAAAACCCGTAGGCAATTAGCCATTTGGTTTATTGTGGTGATGGGTATCATTCTGACGATTTGCGAATTTAGTCTCTATCAAATGGTAGCTCACGCCCATCGAGTTACGGTCGATCGCGAACTAACATCGGTTGCCAATACGCTTCATAACGGATTTTCAACTCTTCTCAGCCAGCCAGGAAAATTAGAACCCAGAATTAAAAGTCTTCTACCAGATATTTGTCCTTACAATCGGCGTTGCGTCGAGCTAAATAATGCTCTTTCCCAGATTGGCGCAATTTATCAAATAGAGTATTACGTGCGTTTGCTAACTCCCGCTCGAGAACCTCTAGCTATTGCAGGAAGAAGATTTAATGCCTTATCTATTTCTAAAAGCGATCTTCAATGGCAAACTCTTCGGGATAATCGAGGACTACCCTATCGCCAAATTTCTCTAACTCTACACACCAAAGACAATCGAGTTTGGGGTTATCTCCAAGTAGGACGCTCCCTAGAAAATTTTAACGACTATTTAGGTAACGTTAGATGGATCTTAATACTAGGATGGCCTCTTGCCATGTTCTTAGTGACTCTTGGTGCTTGGTGGTGGGTAGGTAAAGCAATGCAGCCAATTTACCGCTCCTATCGGCAAATTCAACAGTTTACCGCCGATGCCGCTCACGAATTAAGAACGCCTTTAGCAGCGATTAGAGCGACGGTAGAATCGTCTCTAATGAAACTCACTCCGAGCGAAGTCAATGCCAAAAATACGCTGCAAACTATAAACAGACAGAATCAGAGACTATCACAAATTGTGTCCGATTTACTGATTTTGAGCCGTCTAGACCGTCAATTATCGAGTTTTAAAACATCATTCAACGAGTCGGTTATACTCAATGATTTAGTTGGCGATATCGCTGAAGAATTTGCCGCTTTAGCGATCGCTGCCAATCTCGAATTAAAGTTGCAGAATGATGGATCGGAGTCTTTAGAGGTAATAGGTAACTCCGAACAACTGTATCGACTAGTATCTAATTTAGTTATTAACGCTATTAACTACACTCCAGCAGGTGGTAAGGTAGATATAATTTTAGAATCGACTTATTCTAATAGTTTAATTCACGTTCGCGATACGGGAATTGGCATTTCCAAGCCAGAGCAAAAGCGAATTTTCGATCGCTTTTATCGTATTCAGAGCGATCGCTCCAGACAGACAGGCGGTTCGGGATTGGGTTTGGCTATAGCTAGGGCGATCGTTCAAGCTCATCGAGGTAGCATCGAACTCGAAAGCGAATTAGGGGTAGGAAGTACATTTATCGTTAAGTTACCTAAACTAGAAAGCAATTGA
- the rppA gene encoding two-component system response regulator RppA codes for MRILLVEDEPDLGAALKDTLNQHNYVVDWVLDGHEAWNYLETEEIEYHVAIFDWMLPGLSGIELLRRLRRQKSFLPVLMLTAKSEIEDKVTGLDTGADYYLVKPFGMQELLAVIRALQRRSPELAPQQLTLGCLSLDYSSNSVCVCDAQNCQQTVPLTSKEFQLLEYFMRHPDRIVSRDQILSQLWDWNAETMSNVVAAQVRLLRRKLADCGCADPIETIYGLGYRFDSNPYLVSE; via the coding sequence ATGCGAATTTTGTTAGTTGAAGATGAGCCAGATTTGGGAGCAGCCCTAAAAGATACGTTAAATCAACACAATTATGTTGTTGATTGGGTTTTAGATGGTCATGAAGCCTGGAACTATTTAGAAACCGAAGAGATAGAATATCACGTAGCGATTTTTGACTGGATGCTACCAGGATTATCGGGAATTGAACTCCTGCGACGATTGAGAAGACAAAAAAGCTTTTTACCAGTATTAATGTTGACCGCTAAAAGCGAGATCGAAGATAAGGTAACTGGTTTGGATACAGGTGCGGACTATTATCTGGTTAAACCATTTGGTATGCAAGAGTTACTAGCAGTAATACGGGCATTACAGAGGCGATCGCCCGAACTCGCACCACAACAGTTAACTTTAGGCTGTCTGTCTCTCGATTACAGTAGCAATTCGGTTTGTGTCTGCGATGCTCAAAATTGCCAGCAAACAGTTCCTCTAACTAGCAAAGAATTTCAGCTACTCGAATATTTTATGCGGCATCCCGATCGCATTGTTAGCCGCGACCAAATTTTATCGCAGCTTTGGGACTGGAACGCTGAAACTATGAGCAATGTTGTTGCCGCACAGGTAAGATTGTTAAGACGTAAGCTTGCTGATTGTGGCTGTGCCGACCCTATTGAAACCATTTACGGCTTGGGTTATCGTTTTGATTCCAATCCTTACTTAGTTTCAGAGTAA
- a CDS encoding four-helix bundle copper-binding protein, with protein MTASTTQSSNLDSCIQACLDCLKDCENCATACLNSDMVQMMSKCIELCRDCSDTCDLCARLMMRSSGIHAQMCGVCVDACDRCAEECGKHDSDHCQRCAESCRRCAESCRQMAAAA; from the coding sequence ATGACAGCTTCTACTACTCAATCATCCAATTTAGATTCATGTATTCAGGCTTGCCTTGATTGTCTAAAAGATTGCGAGAACTGCGCTACCGCTTGTTTAAACAGCGACATGGTGCAAATGATGTCTAAGTGTATCGAACTATGTCGTGACTGTTCCGACACCTGTGACCTTTGCGCCCGTTTGATGATGCGTTCCTCTGGTATTCACGCTCAAATGTGTGGTGTCTGCGTCGATGCTTGCGATCGCTGCGCTGAAGAATGCGGCAAACATGATAGCGACCACTGCCAACGCTGTGCCGAATCCTGTCGTCGCTGTGCCGAATCTTGCCGTCAAATGGCAGCAGCAGCATAA
- a CDS encoding glutaredoxin: MTNTLKNTEKVRVYRMLTPEHECPWGVKTVKLLNEQGIDFEDHKLRSREEIDEFKAKHNVKTTPQIFAGDERIGGYSDLAEKLDVEVEEEEDETSYVPVIAVFSSAGLLALATTMGITGFMGYSLSLLATLKLMDIESFAQGFEKYDLITKRIRPYAKVYPFAELAIGLGFLSGVAPIATGVASLAIGVSGGISVFKAVYIDKLDLNCACVGGGSRTPLGVVSFAENAIMAVMGGVLLFNTFTGEAETAKIKEAEPAAIVRLQEAVK, encoded by the coding sequence ATGACTAATACTCTAAAAAACACAGAAAAAGTAAGAGTATATCGGATGTTAACCCCCGAACACGAATGTCCTTGGGGAGTTAAGACAGTTAAATTACTCAATGAACAAGGGATCGATTTTGAAGACCACAAACTGCGATCACGTGAAGAGATAGATGAGTTCAAAGCCAAACACAATGTCAAAACTACGCCTCAGATTTTTGCAGGGGATGAGAGAATTGGTGGCTATTCTGACTTAGCCGAAAAATTGGATGTCGAGGTAGAAGAAGAAGAGGATGAAACTTCTTACGTTCCCGTTATCGCCGTCTTTTCCTCCGCAGGGCTACTAGCTTTGGCTACCACTATGGGCATAACTGGGTTTATGGGTTACTCTCTATCCCTGCTGGCTACCCTCAAGCTAATGGATATCGAATCTTTTGCCCAAGGTTTTGAAAAATACGACCTAATTACCAAAAGAATTCGACCCTACGCCAAAGTATATCCTTTTGCTGAATTAGCGATCGGGCTGGGCTTTTTGTCGGGAGTTGCACCCATAGCAACAGGAGTAGCTTCTCTAGCTATTGGTGTTAGTGGCGGAATTTCTGTATTCAAAGCGGTATACATCGACAAATTAGACCTCAACTGTGCCTGTGTTGGTGGTGGTTCGAGAACGCCATTAGGTGTCGTCAGCTTTGCCGAGAATGCGATTATGGCAGTTATGGGTGGAGTACTTCTGTTCAATACTTTTACAGGCGAAGCGGAAACAGCCAAAATTAAAGAAGCCGAACCTGCTGCGATCGTTCGCTTGCAAGAGGCTGTTAAATAG
- a CDS encoding heavy metal-responsive transcriptional regulator yields MSYLKIGELAKQTGFAVGTLRYYSDLGLLVPVQRGDNGYRYYSQEAGSQVQFIKKAQTLGFTLEEIKQILDVRDRGEKPCDLVRGLLDDKIEQLEIQIKRMNLFKKELEGYRTSWLDNPDPQSNLDEVCPLISSVSIVS; encoded by the coding sequence ATGTCTTATTTGAAAATTGGAGAATTAGCCAAGCAAACGGGTTTTGCTGTAGGAACTTTACGTTACTACAGCGATCTTGGACTTTTAGTTCCCGTACAGAGAGGCGATAATGGCTATCGTTACTATAGCCAAGAAGCAGGTTCACAGGTGCAGTTTATTAAAAAAGCTCAGACTCTGGGATTCACTCTAGAAGAAATCAAACAAATTCTCGATGTACGCGATCGCGGAGAAAAACCCTGCGATTTAGTACGGGGTTTATTAGATGACAAGATCGAGCAACTAGAAATTCAGATTAAGCGGATGAATCTGTTCAAAAAAGAATTAGAAGGGTATCGTACTAGTTGGCTCGATAATCCCGACCCACAATCGAACTTGGATGAGGTTTGTCCTTTAATTTCTAGCGTATCCATAGTATCTTGA
- a CDS encoding tetratricopeptide repeat protein, whose product MTLTFGGFSVFVRPALAIASTDRMNAESLFERGTEKINRGDYQSAIADFDRVIELNPNYIEAYCSRGMAHFGLGNMERAIAQFDLALKVAPRHADALNRKGIVLAQQGNLERAVNSFDRALNLNSNFVDAYYNRGKARTELGNLQGAIADYDAAIKLAPNLAEAYGNRGFVRARIGEKQKGLEDLQLAAKLFLDSGNIAGYKQTLAYIQMIQK is encoded by the coding sequence ATGACATTAACATTTGGAGGATTTTCGGTTTTTGTCAGACCAGCTTTAGCTATTGCTTCTACCGACCGCATGAATGCTGAAAGCCTGTTCGAGCGCGGTACGGAAAAAATTAATCGCGGTGACTACCAATCGGCAATTGCTGACTTCGATCGCGTTATTGAACTCAATCCTAACTATATTGAAGCTTATTGTAGTCGGGGAATGGCACACTTTGGCTTGGGAAATATGGAACGAGCGATCGCTCAATTCGATTTGGCATTAAAAGTTGCTCCTCGTCATGCTGATGCTTTGAATAGAAAAGGTATCGTTCTGGCACAGCAAGGCAATCTAGAGCGAGCAGTTAACAGCTTCGACCGAGCTTTAAATCTTAATTCTAACTTTGTTGATGCCTATTACAATCGAGGTAAGGCGCGTACTGAATTAGGAAATCTTCAAGGTGCGATCGCTGATTATGACGCAGCAATTAAGCTCGCTCCTAATTTAGCTGAAGCCTATGGTAATCGTGGATTTGTTCGCGCTCGAATAGGAGAAAAACAAAAAGGTTTAGAAGATTTACAACTGGCAGCAAAGCTGTTTTTGGATTCGGGAAATATAGCTGGATACAAACAAACACTTGCTTATATTCAAATGATTCAAAAGTAG